Part of the Desulfovibrio litoralis DSM 11393 genome, GTTTTGCTGTCTATTGTTTCTATCATTTTTTTGACTGTTATTTTGGTATTGTATGGATTTTAATATAAATATAGAACGTATTCTATTGATGATATTCCCCATGTTGGTTGGAACTATCTTGCATGAATTGGCACACGCCTTTGCGGCTTATAAACTCGGCGACCCAACAGCAAAACATTATGGGCGGTTAACCTTAAACCCTATCGCACATTTAGACAAAGCCGGTTCTCTGGTCTTTATTGTTACGGCTCTTTTTGCCCCTTTTGCTTTTGGCTGGGCAAAGCCTGTTCCTATTGACCCTCGTTATTTTAAAAATCGCCGATTAGATGAGATTATTGTTTCTGTTGCCGGTCCTCTTACGAATTTTTTGGTTGCTTTTGCCTTTTTTATATTTTTGGTGCTGAGTGGCGGCAAACTGTCATTTGACAATAATGAACATTGGTATCAAAACATGCTCTCTTTTGGTGTAGTTGTTAATATCACTTTAGGGTGGT contains:
- a CDS encoding site-2 protease family protein; this translates as MDFNINIERILLMIFPMLVGTILHELAHAFAAYKLGDPTAKHYGRLTLNPIAHLDKAGSLVFIVTALFAPFAFGWAKPVPIDPRYFKNRRLDEIIVSVAGPLTNFLVAFAFFIFLVLSGGKLSFDNNEHWYQNMLSFGVVVNITLGWFNLFPLPPLDGSHILANILPRNLAIEYEKLAGYSMIILMLLLITDVFSAIMRPLIFSTIDVFEVLISYIL